GTATCCTCGTCATGTTCCACCACAATCAAGGTGTTGCCCAGATCCCGCAGTCGGGTCAGGGTTTTGAGGAGGCGATCGTTGTCCCGTTGGTGTAGTCCGATGCTGGGTTCATCCAACACATAGAGCACCCCCGTCAGGCCAGAGCCGATTTGGGTGGCCAGACGGATGCGCTGGGCCTCCCCACCGGACAGGGTCATGGCGGTGCGATCGAGGGTCAGATAGTCCAACCCCACATCCAGGAGAAATTGGAGCCGCGATCGAATTTCCCGCAACACCAGATCGGCAATGTGCATCTGGCGATCGCTTAAAAGGGGGGTACCGGGCGGGATCGGAGTGCCGGGATCCTCCCCTGGCTCCTGGCCCGTCAAGGCTTGCACCCGCTGGAGACAGTCCCGAATGGCGGCGCTGGTGAAATCGGTGATGGTGTAGGGACCCAGGTGGACGGCGAGGGCTTCTGGTTTCAGCCGCTTTCCCTGGCAGATCTCGCAGGTTTGCTGCACCAGGTATTTTTCCAGCTTTTGTTTATAGCTTTCGGAACTGCTTTCCCGATATTGCCGTTCCAAAATGGGCAGCACCCCCTCATAGTGGCCCACATAGGCTTTGCGGCCCCGGAAGCGGGAGTCGGTTTCGATGGGGATTGGCTCCGGCGATCCCTGTAAAATCACCTGCTGTTGCTGGGGTGTCAGGTTTTGCCAGAGGGTGCCCAACTCAAAGCCAAAGGCTTGGCCAACGCTATAGATCAGGGAAACATAGTAGGCATCTTCCTTCTCGGACCAGGGGGCGATCGCGGCATAAACCGGCAAATCAGGGTCAGGAATCACCAAGTCTGGTGAAAAACAGCGCAAACTGCCAAGACCATGGCAGTGGTCACAGGCTCCATAGGGGGAGTTAAAGGAAAACAACCGGGGGGACAGTTCCTCCATCACTGCCCCATGGTCGGGACAGGCGAAATTCTCGGAAAACACCAGTTCCGAGGGCAGGCTGGGGGTCTCGGCGGCGCTGGGGGCAGCATAGGGGGCGCTGGGTTCGGCGGCTTGGGGAGTGCCGGGGAAGGCAATGACGGTGCCGCCCTGGGCGGGGGCGGTCTGGGTCTTGGGGGGGGCAACAATGTCAATGATGGCGATGCCGTCGGCCCGCTTGAGGCAGGTGGTGAGGGAGTCGTTGAGGCGTTCGGCGAGGTCGGCTTTTTTCACCAGCCGATCGACCACCACTTCAATGTGGTGATAGTGGTTTTTGTCCAGATCAATGGCATCCCCCAACTCCCGCAATTCCCCATTGACCCGAACCCGCACAAACCCCTCGGCGGCTAGGGCCGATAGCAGTTTTTTATGGCTCCCTTTTTTACCCCGCACCACGGGGGCCAGGATTTGGAAGCGGGTGCCATCGGGCAGGGCCAGGACGCGATCGACCATTTGATCGATGGATTGGGGGGCGATGGAGCGTTGGCAGTGGGGGCAGCGGGGTTCCCCGGCCCGTCCAAACAGCAGCCGCAGGTAGTCGTAGATTTCGGTGACGGTGCCCACGGTGGAGCGGGGGTTGTGGGAGGTGGATTTTTGGTCGATGGAAATGGCGGGACTCAGCCCTTCGATCGCGTCCACATCGGGCTTATCCACCTGACCCAAAAACTGGCGAGCGTAGGCACTGAGGGATTCCACATAGCGCCGCTGTCCTTCGGCAAAGATGGTGTCGAAGGCGAGGGATGATTTGCCGGAGCCGGAGACTCCTGTGAAGACGATGAGGCGATCGCGGGGCAGTTCCAGATCCAAGTTCTTGAGGTTATGTTGCCGCGCTCCCCGAATGCGGATCTGGTTGCTGCTGGCCACCTGCTGGGCTAGGGCGGGACTGAGGGCGGGACTGAGGGCGGGACTGCCGCGATCGGGGGGCTGCTGGTTTTTTTTCGACCGGTTTTTTGAGGAGGGGGAGCGATCGCGGCGAGGAGGCATGGCAACAGGGGCGGGAGGGCGGGGTCAGGATGTCACGGCGGGGTGACCAAGATCCTTCCCAATGGTAGCGCCAAAAAAGGTTTCCGCTTATTCGGGTCGAGTACAACTCGACAATCCCAGGCAATTCCCCTGGGAGAGCCGACTTGTAGTCGGCTGCGGGTCGAGTACAACTCGACAATCCCAGGCAATTCTCCTGGGAGAGCCGACTTGTAGTCGGCTGCGGGTCGAGTACAACTCGACAATCCCAGGCGGAGGTTATGCCTAGACGTAGTTTCTAGCGCTAATCTTTAGGTTTAATCCTTAGGACTAGCCATTGATTTGCCTCTACGGTACCACGTTGGCGCTGAATAGGGTTGCTGTACGGAGTGACCTACACGTTAAAGCGGAAGAGCATCACGTCCCCTTCCTGCACCACGTAGTCTTTGCCCTCACTGCGCACTAGACCCTTTTCCTTGGCTCCCCCCAGGCTGCCACTGGTCACAAGGCTGTCATAGGCCACGGTTTCGGCCCGAATAAAGCCCCGCTCAAAGTCCGTGTGGATGACCCCGGCGGCTTGGGGGGCCGTCATGCCCTGGATGATCGTCCAGGCGCGGGTTTCCTTGGGTCCCGTGGTGAAATAGGTGCGCAGCCCCAACAGGGCATAGGTGGCCCGAATTAGGGATTGTAGTCCCCCTTCCGTCACCCCCAAGGACTCCAGGAAGTCGCTGCGTTCCTCCGCTGGCAGTTCCACCAGTTCCGCCTCCACCTGGGCCGACACCACCACCACTTGGGCATTTTCCTGGGCCGCTACCCCCCGCACCTGATCCACCCAGGCATTGCCGCTGGCCAGTTCCTCTTCGCTGACATTGGCCACATAGATCAGGGGCTTGAGGGTGAGGAGATCCAGGGGCTTGATCAGGGCCACTTCCTCGGCGGTGAGGCTGATTTGGCGGGCAGATTGGCCCTCATTGAGGGTGGCGGTCATCTGTTCCAGCAGGGTCAGTTCCGTTTGGGCATCTTTGCTGGTGCGGGCCTGCTTGCGGATGCGCTCCATGCGCCGCTCGATTTGGGCCAAGTCCGCCAGAATCAGTTCCAGATTAATGATGTCAATGTCCCGCAGGGGGTCCACCGACCCGGACACATGGATGATGTCGTCGTTGTCGAAGCAGCGCACCACTTGGGCGATCGCGTCCACTTGGCGAATGTGGGATAAAAACTGATTGCCCAGTCCTTCCCCCTGGCTGGCCCCCTGCACCAGTCCAGCAATGTCCACAAATTCCACCCGCGTGGGCACGGTTTGCTCGGAGTTGGAAATAGCCGCCAGCACCTGGAGCCGAGGATCGGGGACCGCCACTACCCCGGTGTTGGGTTCGATGGTGCAGAAGGGAAAGTTAGCGGCTTGGGCCTGGGCATTGGCCACCAGGGCATTAAAGAGGGTGGATTTACCCACGTTGGGCAGTCCGACAATTCCGGCGGTGAGCATGGGGATGAGGGTCGATGTAGGGATAGGCGGGGAAAGCCCCAAGGGTCTACTGTATCAGGTTTTTAGGGCAGCGGTTTTTAGGGCTGGGGGGGTGGGGGCAATGGCCGATCGCCGCCCCAAACCAGGGGATTAGGGTGCGGCCCAGGGGGACGGTTTGGCCTTGGATCGGGGCAAACCGGGGGCGATCGCCTTTACATTTGGTAACCAAAGGTAACAAAATGTTAAGTACAGCAACCCTAAATTCAGTTGTAGGCATCTCGATGGCTGAAACCCTTGGTGTGGTGTGTATCCTCTGGGCGCACACCACACGACCCATTGAGGATTGCTGTATCCCCAAGGTTCAGTTAATTTAGTTAATTTTTTGGGTTCCCGCTTCAAGCGGGACAAGATTAGCGGAACAGTGGGACACTCCGCGCTCCCCTGTCCCGGCTTAAGTTGATACCCGATTTTTTGAAGCTGTTTTTACCCTAATACTGCCATGATCCAGTTTTCCCCCCAGCGATCGCAGTCCCGATTTTGGCTTTGGCTCGGTGCCCTGGCGCTGATGCTGACCACTGCCCTGGGTGCGCCGCCTCCGGCCCAGGCTTCGATCCAGGCGTATCCAGAGGGCGATCGCCAGATCCTCTATCGATCGCAGCAGAGTATTCGGGATGACCGGGATCAGGCGTGGCAGGCAGTGTTTTTTAAGCGGATGACAGAGACGGAAACCACAGCCCTCCATCTGCGGTTGGTGGGGTTTCCGGGCATGGGCTATCCGGCCCGCGCTCGATCGCTGCGGGTGGTGACGGGTCCGGAGCAGGAGTGGGAGTTCCCCAATGTCTCCCACCAGGAGGTCAATCTGACGGATAACGCGGGGCAATATGACTTAAACAGGTTTATGGCCGAGGAATCCCGGGATTTACCCCTGAAGCTCTATCTTTCCATCCGTAATAGTCGGTTTCCGGCGGTGCTGACGGTGCCCCCCTATGTGGTGCAGGAGTGGCGACAGGTCACCCAGGCGTTTCCGGATCAGTTTCCCCAGTATGCGGCTCCTGCGGTGGAGTCGGATCAGCGCACGGCTACGGGTCATCAAGGGCACTATGAAAACCACTATCCTGTTTGATCTGGATGGCACCCTGGCCAACACAGATCCCCTCCACTACCAAATTTGGGCGGAGTTGCTCCCGGAGTTGGGGCGGACCCTGACTCCAGATTTCTATCAACACCACATCAGTGGGCGACAAAATCGCTGTTTACTGGCGGATTTGTTTCCTGATTGGCCGCTGGCGGTGGTGGATCAGTTTGCCGATCGCAAGGAAGCACTGTTTCGGGAGAGGGCGGCGGCTAAGCTGGAACCGTTGCCCGGTCTGTTGCCGTTTTTGGACTGGATTAAGGGCCGGGGGCTGATCTGTGGGGTGGTGACCAATGCACCCCGGTTGAATGCCTTTTTTATGTTGGAAACCCTGGATTTGGTGCGGTGGTTCGATACGATCGTGATTGCAGAAGAGGCGGCGGCTCCTAAGCCGGATCCGGCTCCCTATTGTTGGGCGCTGGAGCGGTTGGGCCGGGGGGCGACGACGGCGATCGCCTTTGAGGATTCTGCGCCGGGGATCCGATCGGCGACGGGGGCGGGGATCTATACGGTGGGCCTGACGACAACCCATGGGGCGGCGGATCTGCGATCGGCGGGGGCGCGGGAGGTCTGTGCTGATTTTTCGGGGGTGTTGGGGTTGGAGGTGTTCCGAGATCGCGCTTAGGTCGGGGGCGATCGGGCTGTGATTCTCATCCCGTTGTTCTACAGCAACCCTAAATCAGTTGTAAGGATCTCGATGGCTGAAACCCTTGGTGTGGTGTGTATCCTCTGGGCGCACACCACACGACCCATTTCGGACTGCTGTAATCCCTAAGAGGGGTTATGGCGATCGCCATTACCCAACAGCATTCATTGCCCAACAGCATTCTTGGCGTGAAACGCTCACCGTCTGATGAGACAGGCCAAATCCGGTACACCGAACCAGCCCCAAAAACCAGAAACAGCCCCCGCCTCGGTTTCTCCATCAGGGACGATCGCGGCTTCATCCCTGGAATCCCCCCGCAGGGGAAGGTTTAGGGTACAGTAAGTTTAGGTTTCACGCTGACATTGAGAGACTCATGGCATCCCTGTTTTCAGACGTTTCGGTTCGGGAACTTCCCCTCTTCCCTCTCCCTGAAGTGGTGCTATTTCCAGAACACCCCTTACCCCTTCACATCTTCGAGTATCGTTACCGCATGATGATGAACACCATTCTGGAGAGCGATCGCCGGTTTGGAGTTCTGCTCTTAGACCCAGAAACGAAAGGAATCGCCAAGGTGGGATGCTGTGCCGAAGTACTTCGTGTGCAGCGTTTACCCGACGATCGCCTCTATGTTTGGGCCAGGGGACAACAACGCTTTCGGGTTTTGGAATATACCCGCACCAAGCCCTACTCCGTGGGTTTAGTGGAATGGATCACAGACGAAACCCCAGACCAGGATCTTCACCCCCTGGCGGGGGATGTGGAGCGGCTGCTGCGGGACGTAGTGCATCTTTCCTCTAAAATTTCAGGAGAAGAGGTCAACTTGCCCGACAATCTGCCCACCATGCCCACGGAACTCTCCTATTGGGTGGCGAGCAACCTCAGTCGGGGCGTGCATGGGGAGCAGCAACATCTCCTAGAATTACAGGATACTGCCACCCGTTTAGAGCGAGAGATGGAAATCTTGACCTCCACCCGCAACTATCTGGCTGCCCGAGCCGCCCTCAAAGATACTCTGGGTTCCTCAGACTGAATCCAATCCTATCTCCCCCCCTTATATGTCTGAGCAACGGTTCAGTATTTCCCTAGCAACCCTGCCGATCGTATTGATCACGGGGTTGAGCTTGGTGTTGTGTTGGCAATTGCGTCAACTGCTGCTCATTGTCATGATTGCCGTAGTAGTGGCTGCATCCCTGTCCCCCGTCGTCAATCGCTTCGATCGCCTGGGTCTGCCCCGATGGTTGGCTGTTTTGACGACCTACATTGGCTTAGTGTCCATCATTGTGGGCGTTGGCTTGGTCATCGGCCCTTCGGTGTCCCAGCAAATTGAACGCCTCATTCGCCAGCTTCCCACCTTTGCTGATATCCTGCGGGCCACCATTGAATATTGGGCCTTGCGCCTCAGTAATGCGCCCCCGGAACTGATCCGCCAATTCTTTGATTTACAATCCCTCACCGGCTGGCTCATTGGCTCCAGTCAGCAATTGCTGTTGCGTTCCTACGGCATCACCCGGGGCATCCTGGGGGGCGTGTTCAGCATCATCCTCAGTATTCTGATTTCCGGCTATATGGTGGCCGATAGCCAAACCCTGCTGCGGAGCCTGGTGCAACTGTTCCCGACTCCCTGGGACGATCGCCTTGCGGCCCAGGTGGTGCCCATGGCCAACCGCATGGGGGGCTATATTCGGGGACGGCTGTTGGTGTCGTTGATCCTGGGGGTGGCCACGACCCTGGGTCTCAGTTTTCTGGGCATGGGGGAATTTGCCTTGGGTTTAGGGGCGATCGCCGGGGTAACCAACCTCATCCCCTTTATCGGTCCTATTCTTGGCTCCATTCCCGCCCTGATCGTGGCCCTCTCCCTGGGGGGCTGGACGGTGCTGTGGGTCTTGATTTTGTTCGTGATCATCCAAAACGTAGAAACCTATGTCCTCGATCCCCTGTTGGTGGGATCCTCCGTGGGGGTGCATCCCCTCTATCAATTGCTGTCGGTGTTGGGGGGAGTCCAGGTCTTGGGCATTATTGGAGCCTTGATTGTGCCCCCCTGGTTTGCGGGGGTGGCGGTGTTGGTGGAAAATCTCTATCTCCGACCGAAATTATTAGCAGAACGTCGCCATAGTCGCCTCTCCAGTTTGCCCCCCCCAGACGAAGACGCGATCGAAGTCATCCAACTCTAAGCATTCGGGCAAGGGGCAGCGTACCATAAAGCCAACGGGATTCAGATCCCTGGAAACTTGATCCGGATTAAGGATTGGGATGGGGTGTAAAAGCTATCAATCCTTCATCAACGATCGACCTCCCAGTGATGCCGCCACAGTCGGTGGGTGGGGGTAGCATCTGGATTTTTTGCTGTTTAGTCGCTAGGGCTGCCATGCTTCATTCCGCGCACCAAAGCGTTGAAACCATGCCGGACTCCCTCATCCGTGAGACCATTGGTCAAACCGTTCTGCGGATGCGGGACGATGTTACGGGCCAAGGCACCATGGATCGTTGGGTAGCCACCCCGGAGGTGGTGGGGTTCATGGAGCAATTGGTGGCCTTGGTGGCAGAGGTGCGATCGCCGGAGGGGGGCTGGCCCGACGATCGCGAACCCACCCCGGAGAACCTTGCCCCCTATGTGCTGGACGAAGCCTATGACGTGCTGACGGCCCTCCAACACAGCTATCACCCCGATCAGCAACACCCCTGGCAACCCCTCCATTCCCTCCAGGACCTGTTGCAGCGTCGGTTGCTGATTGGGGATGCCATTCCCCACTTCCTGTGGGCCATCGCCCGATCGTCCCCCCAAACCATGAAACTCCTGGCGGGGATACCGGCGGACGTGTTTCAACCGGGGCAAACCTGGAGTAAAGGAGTCCTGCGGTTATTGGCCCTGGTGGAATTGCGCACTCCCCTGCTGCACTGGACCATTGATTTAGCCACCTTGGAACCGCCGCCCCTGGAACTCCAAACCAATACCCTGGTGCGATGGGATGATCAATCTATTCATTGGGTGGAAGGGTTCTTGCAGGGGTTGCAAACCCAGGTGCAAGACACCACGCCCCTGCTGCGATCGTTATTGCAAATCCCCACCGCCGTCGAAATGCTGGTACCCGGTCAGTCCTGGCAGACGGGCTTTATGCAACTGCACCTCCAACTGACCTTCACCCCTGAGACCCTGCACCTGCCGTTTGTCCCCCCCAGTCCCCAACTGGCCCAACCCACCGTTCTAACCACCCTGGCGCGATCCCTAGAGGGCAGTAGCTTAGAACCCCGCTCCCCCAAGGTTCTCACACCGGGATCCCCCCGCCAGGATTCAGCCCAGGCCCAGGAACTGACCCCAGCGGATCTGGAAGACCCCACCCCCCGCCCCCACCGGGCCGCGAGTCCCCCCCTGCCCACCCCTGATCCGTCGCCCCAGGAGAAGGCTAACCAGGAGAAGGCTAACCAGGAGAGGGCTAACCAGGAGAGGGCTAACCAGGAGAGGGCTACCGTCGATTTCACCCTTGACCTGCCTCCCCTGGGCCAGGGATCGGTGGCCGGTATTACGTCCCAGGAACTCTTTTCTGACTTCTTTGAAGTGGATCCCGCCAGGGTCGCCCCGATCGAACCCGTAGATCCCTTTGCCGATGGGCAACCGGGAGCTAAGGGCTTGGGACTAGGGACTGAACCCCAGGCTACTGAACCCCAGGCTACTGAACCCCAGGCTACTGAACCCCAGGCTCCGGAACGGGACATGAACCCGACCCCAGGGCCGATCGCCCTCGATGCCAACCCAGGGTCCAACCCATCGGTTCCTTTACCGGGCACAGCCCTAGATTTGTTTGCGCCAGAGCTAGAACCGCAGCCACGATCCCAGGGGTTAGAGTGGGTAACCGAGCAGACCGCCGGGGACCGCAGCAGTCAGGGGGGAACGGACACCATGAGTTCTTTAACGCTGGATGGTTTTGGGTCTATTTTTGAGGATGATGCTGGATCTACGGCTTATTTACCTTCTGAATCCCCTTCTGAATCCCCTTCTGAATCTCTATCGACCGCCAGTTTGGGGGCAAGTTTAGGGAAAAATTGGGGCAAGGATAACCAGCCTAAGATTAACCCAGACCCAGACCCAGACCCAGACCCAGACCCAGATTCCTTTGATCCCGCCGTCGATCGCGGCATCATGACCTATCCCACCCTAGCCAATTTTTTCAAGGAACCGGCAGCAGCCCTGGAACCCGATCCCGCCCCGAGGGGAGATCGATCGCCCTCCCAGCCTAGCCCCGATCCGGGGGTCTTAACCTATCCCACTGCGGCCAACTTTCTTTCCACCTTGCCAGCCCTCCCCGATGCTCCTGGTACCGATGACACCCTAGGGAATGACTCTCTTGAAAAGATTGCCCCCGCGCCCCGATCAGGGAATCTAGACCCCGGCAAAGATCCTAACCCCGGCAAAGATCCTAACCCCGGCAAAGATCCTAACCCCGACGACCTGGTCCCTGGTCTTTTTCAAAATTGGCTGGAGGATTTAGAGACCGATGGCACCGATCAAGGTAATGGGCAAGGTAATGGGCAAGGTAATGGGGCAGAACAGACGGCCAATGCCCTGATCAATGCCCAAGCTGCGGATATTTTGATCGCCATTGATTGGGGCGAGGATGGCTTGGAAGACCCTGACTTGGGAGACCCTGGCAGTGGCGATCGCGATCGACCCGATCCAGCCCTGCCGTCCCCCAGTAGTGCCCTGGCTCTGCCCGTCACCTCGGATAT
This region of Prochlorothrix hollandica PCC 9006 = CALU 1027 genomic DNA includes:
- a CDS encoding DUF3122 domain-containing protein; the protein is MIQFSPQRSQSRFWLWLGALALMLTTALGAPPPAQASIQAYPEGDRQILYRSQQSIRDDRDQAWQAVFFKRMTETETTALHLRLVGFPGMGYPARARSLRVVTGPEQEWEFPNVSHQEVNLTDNAGQYDLNRFMAEESRDLPLKLYLSIRNSRFPAVLTVPPYVVQEWRQVTQAFPDQFPQYAAPAVESDQRTATGHQGHYENHYPV
- the uvrA gene encoding excinuclease ABC subunit UvrA, whose protein sequence is MPPRRDRSPSSKNRSKKNQQPPDRGSPALSPALSPALAQQVASSNQIRIRGARQHNLKNLDLELPRDRLIVFTGVSGSGKSSLAFDTIFAEGQRRYVESLSAYARQFLGQVDKPDVDAIEGLSPAISIDQKSTSHNPRSTVGTVTEIYDYLRLLFGRAGEPRCPHCQRSIAPQSIDQMVDRVLALPDGTRFQILAPVVRGKKGSHKKLLSALAAEGFVRVRVNGELRELGDAIDLDKNHYHHIEVVVDRLVKKADLAERLNDSLTTCLKRADGIAIIDIVAPPKTQTAPAQGGTVIAFPGTPQAAEPSAPYAAPSAAETPSLPSELVFSENFACPDHGAVMEELSPRLFSFNSPYGACDHCHGLGSLRCFSPDLVIPDPDLPVYAAIAPWSEKEDAYYVSLIYSVGQAFGFELGTLWQNLTPQQQQVILQGSPEPIPIETDSRFRGRKAYVGHYEGVLPILERQYRESSSESYKQKLEKYLVQQTCEICQGKRLKPEALAVHLGPYTITDFTSAAIRDCLQRVQALTGQEPGEDPGTPIPPGTPLLSDRQMHIADLVLREIRSRLQFLLDVGLDYLTLDRTAMTLSGGEAQRIRLATQIGSGLTGVLYVLDEPSIGLHQRDNDRLLKTLTRLRDLGNTLIVVEHDEDTIRAADYLVDIGPGAGVHGGAIVAQGSLDTLLNAPDSLTGAYLSGRQRIPTPPQRRSGNGRSLVLGGATRNNLQNLTVEIPLGALVCVTGVSGSGKSTLVNELLLPALQHHLGHKIPFPPHLQSLDGKAAIDKVIIIDQSPIGRTPRSNAATYTGTFDPIREVFCQTVEAKARGYKPGQFSFNVKGGRCEACSGQGVNVIEMNFLPDVYVQCEVCKGARYNRETLQVKYKGQSIADVLAMTVEEACRFFENIPQAANRLQTLVDVGLGYIRLGQPAPTLSGGEAQRVKLATELSRRATGKTLYLIDEPTTGLSFYDVHKLLDVVQRLVDKGNSVLVIEHNLDVIRCADWIIDLGPEGGDRGGQVMATGTPEQVAATPQSYTGQYLKQILS
- a CDS encoding AI-2E family transporter; amino-acid sequence: MSEQRFSISLATLPIVLITGLSLVLCWQLRQLLLIVMIAVVVAASLSPVVNRFDRLGLPRWLAVLTTYIGLVSIIVGVGLVIGPSVSQQIERLIRQLPTFADILRATIEYWALRLSNAPPELIRQFFDLQSLTGWLIGSSQQLLLRSYGITRGILGGVFSIILSILISGYMVADSQTLLRSLVQLFPTPWDDRLAAQVVPMANRMGGYIRGRLLVSLILGVATTLGLSFLGMGEFALGLGAIAGVTNLIPFIGPILGSIPALIVALSLGGWTVLWVLILFVIIQNVETYVLDPLLVGSSVGVHPLYQLLSVLGGVQVLGIIGALIVPPWFAGVAVLVENLYLRPKLLAERRHSRLSSLPPPDEDAIEVIQL
- a CDS encoding HAD family hydrolase, with protein sequence MKTTILFDLDGTLANTDPLHYQIWAELLPELGRTLTPDFYQHHISGRQNRCLLADLFPDWPLAVVDQFADRKEALFRERAAAKLEPLPGLLPFLDWIKGRGLICGVVTNAPRLNAFFMLETLDLVRWFDTIVIAEEAAAPKPDPAPYCWALERLGRGATTAIAFEDSAPGIRSATGAGIYTVGLTTTHGAADLRSAGAREVCADFSGVLGLEVFRDRA
- the ychF gene encoding redox-regulated ATPase YchF, producing MLTAGIVGLPNVGKSTLFNALVANAQAQAANFPFCTIEPNTGVVAVPDPRLQVLAAISNSEQTVPTRVEFVDIAGLVQGASQGEGLGNQFLSHIRQVDAIAQVVRCFDNDDIIHVSGSVDPLRDIDIINLELILADLAQIERRMERIRKQARTSKDAQTELTLLEQMTATLNEGQSARQISLTAEEVALIKPLDLLTLKPLIYVANVSEEELASGNAWVDQVRGVAAQENAQVVVVSAQVEAELVELPAEERSDFLESLGVTEGGLQSLIRATYALLGLRTYFTTGPKETRAWTIIQGMTAPQAAGVIHTDFERGFIRAETVAYDSLVTSGSLGGAKEKGLVRSEGKDYVVQEGDVMLFRFNV
- a CDS encoding LON peptidase substrate-binding domain-containing protein, which encodes MASLFSDVSVRELPLFPLPEVVLFPEHPLPLHIFEYRYRMMMNTILESDRRFGVLLLDPETKGIAKVGCCAEVLRVQRLPDDRLYVWARGQQRFRVLEYTRTKPYSVGLVEWITDETPDQDLHPLAGDVERLLRDVVHLSSKISGEEVNLPDNLPTMPTELSYWVASNLSRGVHGEQQHLLELQDTATRLEREMEILTSTRNYLAARAALKDTLGSSD